The Rhodopseudomonas palustris genome window below encodes:
- a CDS encoding methylated-DNA--[protein]-cysteine S-methyltransferase produces the protein MTAQNYAMFDTALGRCGIAWGDRGVVAVQLPQPSEAQTRARIVQRYGEIDEAAPPPPVQQAIDGIVALLAGQPIDLTNIPLDLDGVSEFQRGVYEIARTIPPGQTLSYGDIAKKLGGVELAREVGQALGRNPVPVIVPCHRVLAAGGKPGGFSANGGVATKLKLLSIEGAAVNYTPSLFD, from the coding sequence ATGACGGCGCAGAACTACGCGATGTTCGACACCGCGCTCGGCCGCTGCGGCATCGCCTGGGGCGATCGCGGCGTGGTCGCCGTGCAACTGCCGCAGCCGAGCGAGGCGCAGACCCGCGCGCGGATTGTTCAGCGTTATGGCGAGATCGACGAAGCCGCGCCGCCGCCGCCGGTGCAGCAAGCGATCGACGGCATCGTCGCGCTACTCGCCGGCCAGCCGATCGACCTCACAAACATCCCGCTCGACCTCGACGGCGTCTCCGAATTCCAGCGCGGCGTCTACGAAATCGCCCGCACCATCCCGCCCGGGCAGACGCTTAGTTACGGCGACATCGCCAAGAAGCTCGGCGGAGTCGAACTCGCGCGCGAAGTCGGGCAGGCGCTCGGCCGCAATCCGGTGCCGGTGATTGTGCCGTGCCACCGCGTGCTCGCCGCCGGCGGCAAGCCCGGCGGATTTTCCGCCAATGGCGGCGTCGCCACCAAGCTCAAACTGCTGTCGATCGAGGGCGCGGCGGTCAACTACACGCCGAGCCTGTTCGATTGA
- a CDS encoding PepSY-associated TM helix domain-containing protein, with product MRPPSIKSILLQLHSIAGLTLSLFLAMIALSGAMLSFEDEILAALNADRTRVEVRATPRLQPDELIARLQAATGAGKIASITLARDTASAVHIRFVRNDDTSRPSSVYVDPHDARVLGHPVGEGFFATVRKLHRWLLLPGDAKGWGRPIGGIVALGLIAMLITGLVLRWPHRAGSAKVWLKPNLRLRGRGLHRSLHAVIGTWAMLIYLVMVLTGLWWSFDWYRDGAMWLLSSAPARAEPMRPSPKRMAQSGELPLDRVWSAFLQQQGDRFVTARLTLPAGGTLVRVRSWTNPDADGVRDELRIDALSGRIVSADLYAAKPLGDRILARVLDIHRGNILGLPGKLLFMLAALAMPLFVVTGLLLYLSRRRHKRLSQRPLGELVAGK from the coding sequence ATGCGACCGCCTTCGATCAAGTCGATCCTGCTGCAACTGCATTCGATCGCCGGCCTGACGCTGTCGCTGTTCCTCGCAATGATCGCGCTGAGCGGCGCGATGCTGAGTTTCGAGGACGAGATCCTGGCCGCGCTGAATGCCGACCGCACCAGGGTCGAGGTCCGCGCGACGCCGCGGCTGCAACCAGACGAATTGATCGCCCGGCTGCAGGCCGCCACCGGCGCCGGCAAGATCGCGTCGATCACGCTGGCGCGCGATACGGCGTCGGCGGTTCACATCCGCTTCGTGCGCAACGATGACACTTCCCGGCCGTCGTCGGTCTATGTCGATCCCCATGACGCCCGCGTGCTCGGCCATCCGGTCGGCGAGGGCTTCTTCGCCACGGTGCGCAAGCTGCATCGCTGGCTGCTGCTGCCGGGCGACGCCAAAGGCTGGGGCCGGCCGATCGGCGGCATCGTCGCGCTCGGCCTGATTGCGATGCTGATCACCGGCCTGGTGCTCCGCTGGCCGCATCGCGCCGGCAGCGCGAAAGTCTGGCTGAAGCCGAACCTGCGGCTGCGCGGTCGCGGCCTGCACCGCTCGTTGCACGCGGTGATCGGCACCTGGGCGATGCTGATCTATCTGGTGATGGTGCTGACCGGGCTATGGTGGTCGTTCGACTGGTACAGAGACGGCGCCATGTGGCTGTTGTCCAGCGCGCCGGCGCGCGCCGAACCGATGCGGCCGTCGCCGAAGCGCATGGCCCAGTCCGGAGAGCTGCCGCTCGACCGGGTCTGGTCCGCCTTCCTGCAACAGCAAGGCGACCGCTTCGTCACCGCGCGCCTGACGCTGCCGGCCGGCGGCACGCTGGTGCGCGTCCGATCCTGGACGAACCCCGACGCCGATGGCGTCCGCGACGAACTCCGTATCGATGCGCTGAGCGGCCGGATCGTCTCCGCCGACCTCTACGCCGCCAAGCCGCTCGGCGACCGCATCCTCGCCCGCGTGCTCGACATCCACCGCGGCAACATCCTCGGTTTGCCGGGCAAACTCCTGTTCATGCTCGCAGCACTGGCAATGCCGCTGTTCGTCGTCACCGGGTTGTTGCTGTATCTGTCACGCCGACGTCACAAGCGCCTGTCGCAACGCCCGCTCGGAGAATTGGTGGCGGGAAAATAG
- a CDS encoding glycosyltransferase family 4 protein, whose protein sequence is MKVMLAIFKLDRLGGKERDCMAIARHLAARGHDVTVLTNSADVAGIEDLRITKLRARGLANHVLLRDFARAVIAHRLREKPDAMLSFERIPDVDYHYVADGAAILHAWRLLVWPPRRRTRLALERAVFAAPSATRLFFLTERQRDEYFIAYDFDPARAAVLPMVLHDDRYAAARKLGSAPWRKNLGIPDDALMAVSVAVDPKLKGVDRSLAALALYPKLHLVVAGSDSPWLHRRVVRRDLERRVHIVPYVAEVMDLIAAADFMLHPARSEAAGQVIGEALLAGVPVLASAACGYAGEIERSGAGLVLPEPFEQAALVAGIAAMIDALPAMRAAAAARAKSLQQQRGAWLTAIAERIEQGGC, encoded by the coding sequence ATGAAGGTCATGCTGGCGATCTTCAAACTCGACAGACTGGGCGGCAAGGAACGCGATTGCATGGCGATCGCGCGGCATCTTGCGGCGCGCGGTCACGACGTCACCGTGCTGACGAATTCGGCCGATGTCGCCGGCATCGAGGATCTGCGGATTACCAAGCTGCGCGCCCGCGGCCTCGCCAATCACGTGCTGCTGCGCGACTTTGCACGCGCGGTGATCGCCCACAGGCTGCGCGAGAAGCCCGACGCGATGCTGTCGTTCGAACGAATCCCCGACGTCGACTATCACTACGTCGCCGACGGCGCCGCGATCCTGCACGCGTGGCGGCTGCTGGTGTGGCCGCCGCGCCGCCGCACCCGGCTGGCGCTGGAGCGCGCGGTGTTCGCCGCGCCGTCCGCGACCCGGTTGTTCTTCCTCACCGAGCGGCAGCGCGACGAATATTTCATCGCCTATGATTTCGATCCGGCCCGCGCCGCCGTGCTGCCGATGGTGCTGCACGACGATCGCTACGCCGCCGCGCGCAAGCTCGGCTCCGCCCCGTGGCGGAAAAATCTCGGCATTCCCGACGATGCGCTGATGGCGGTGTCGGTCGCGGTCGATCCGAAGCTCAAGGGCGTCGATCGCAGTCTCGCGGCGCTGGCGCTGTATCCGAAGCTGCATCTGGTCGTCGCCGGTTCGGATTCGCCGTGGCTGCATCGCCGCGTGGTGCGGCGCGACCTCGAGCGGCGGGTGCATATCGTGCCTTACGTCGCCGAGGTGATGGATCTGATCGCGGCGGCCGATTTCATGCTGCACCCCGCGCGCTCCGAAGCCGCCGGCCAGGTGATCGGCGAGGCGCTGCTCGCCGGCGTGCCGGTGCTCGCCTCGGCGGCCTGCGGCTATGCCGGCGAGATCGAGCGCAGCGGCGCCGGGCTGGTCTTGCCCGAGCCGTTCGAGCAGGCGGCGCTGGTCGCCGGCATCGCCGCGATGATCGATGCGCTGCCGGCGATGCGCGCGGCCGCGGCGGCTCGGGCGAAGAGCCTGCAGCAGCAGCGCGGCGCCTGGCTCACGGCGATCGCCGAGCGGATCGAGCAGGGCGGTTGCTGA